The sequence ACTTAcatcaaataataaaaaaaaaattaaaaataaaataagaaaattttacCACATGAAAAATTGTGATGGGACATTTGGTGGAGTATATTATAAAGATTGGTTTGCATGGCTTGCATCCAAGTGTTTtccattaattaaatattcaatttttatcttttgtgctaacatctattaattaatttaaaagttaaaatactTATAATCAATTGAGTTTCTGTTAAACATAGATTTACAAACATATGGAAAGTAaatagtaatgaaaaataaatataaaaagcatagattttaaaacttagagactaaattaaaaaaaaaattaagaataaaatttaaatatttagagTTTATTGAAACCGAATTTAAAACTTAAGGAttaaaaattcaacattttgagATTTAGAAATCAAATAAAAGACTAGATCCAAAATCATTTATTAGAATATATATTGGTCATTGAAGTTGGTGAGAGCTTGTAATAATATGAGTGGTTTGGTTTGGGTATAGTGTAGATGGAAGTAAGTCGAGCCTAACTTTTTAgggggcgtttgggggaagggttggattatgagggttagggttatgtaatccaacccccgtttgggggaagggttatgtaaccttagttttaactccttaatccttcctcaacccttcttcaacacttcttaatcatttttcaacttttcctcaatccttcttcacaacattatcataacacttcatTCATAAcacttctcccaaacacatcttatcataacacttcctccataacccttccccaaacacatcttattataattctaggtttatcttaacactaggtttatcataaccctaaccccccataacccaacccttttCCCAAACGGTCCCTTAATACCTAAGAACCATTATGCAGAGGATTTTACTCTCATTTCATTATTATATAGCAattcatttattattttctttaaaaaattatttttcttaaaatatttattatgaACCTAAAGAAAATAGTATCTAGAatcatgttttttcttttttctttttcttattacaGGAAAgctatgttttctttttcaaaatttaagcTCATTTACATTAACGTGTCAGTGTTTAAGAAATTGTGGAAAAAGTAGAGAAATGAATTATTGGAAGAGAAGTTATTTTTAAGCATAATAAACTCTACAATTTTTCACTTTGATTGTTCCAGTGGAACTTGTACCTTAAGTAAAAAAAACTTGATGTAGATTAGGGTGACCTAATATGAACCATGTATCATTTCTCTTCTTCATTATTGTTCTTAATATACTTATTTAAAATTTAGgttgatttatttattcttttaagtttgttgatttataattatttaatacgAATTATATGGAATTAAAATAGATAGTTAAATAATGTTTTATTATCTAAATTTGGTTGATTAATTTAGATCAATGTACTACTATCTCTATCATGTGCGATGCGGTAGAAAACTCGGAGACATAATTTATGATGAAAAGAAACTAGATTAACTAATCTAATCTAGTGTTCccatattatattttatttatataccCATTGTCTTTTCCACacttattcttttaaaaaatgggTTACCAAACATGTCTTAGAATTTGATTTggggatatatatatatatatatatatatatatatattttcaaatatagtaaaataaaataaaatatttacaaaatatagcaaaatattatatttattactaaCTATCGGTGTCTATTAGTGACTTATAGATACcgatatttttaacaattttgttatCTATGataattttctatatatataattaaaaaagatacatttatttttatctttaaaaaaatgcaCAAGAAAACTTGTTTTAAAACTAGTTACCCAACATATTTGATATTTGCTTTCAATATACAAAACTTTAAAAATAGggggaaaaaaaacaaaaaaaaaagattgaaatagttatcaaacatcATCTTAGTTATGTTTATAATGTTTAATTAATGCTAAAaccatttttgaaaaaagaaagaacaaaaaatgaaaacacatgaaagaaaaaaatggtgtGAAACGTGCCCTAACAAACATTTTTGTATGTTATATTTCATGAATTTatttatgatataatataaatgtGATCATTATCCAATGTAGTCTAGTATATAAAAATATGGATACATTGTGTTTGAAAATTGTTGAAAGTTTTTATAGACGAACATAGCGCAAGGTAGCCTAGTTTGTATGAGTATATAAGTGATAGCATTATGTTTTGTTTGTGAATTAGCAAAACTATGCAATGGGAGAAGGCTTCCATTCAAAATATGCACAAATGAAGAAGATCTATTGGGGGTTCACTCAACGTATAATAATGGTTGTGCAAATGGGCCTTAGATGGGCCCAAAAAGAATCCCAGAAGATACGTGGGGTGGGACCCACCTCTACATCCCCTCCActtttctccttcttttctcttttccgcAAAAAACTAAAACCCCTCCACTCTGTAATTTCACTCTTTCTCTTTCCCTCTCCCATGGCTtactctctctttctctctctcctcctcttcttcttcttcttcttcttcttcttcttcttcattcccCTTTCCTCCGCCGCATATTCCATCGGCGTCAACTACGGCACCGTCGCCAACAACCTTCCTCCCCCTACCCAGGTCGCCGCTTTCCTCAAATCCCGCACTTCCATCGACCGCGTCAAGATCTTTGACGCCAACCCCGATATTCTCCGTGCCTTCGCCGGCACCGGCATCGCCCTCACCGTCTCCATCGCTAACGGTGACATTCCCGCCCTCGCCAAGCTCCCCGCCGCCCAGTCTTGGGTTGCCAACAATATTCTCCCCTTTCACCCCACCACTCTGATCAACCACATAGCAGTCGGGAATGAGATCCTCGCTACCTCCGACAAGAATCTTATAGCGCATTTGCTTCCTGCTATGAAGGCTATTCATTCGGCTCTCAAGCTCGCGAATATATCTGATGTTAAGGTCTCGACCCCTCATTCGTTGGGCATTTTGTCCGCCTCGGAGCCGCCGAGTGCCGGGCGGTTCCGGCGTGGGTACGACCGGGCCATTTTCGCTCCAATCCTCGATTTTCATAATCAAACAAAGACGCCGTTCATGGTAAACCCATACCCGTTTTTTGGTTTCAGACCGGCGACGTTGGACTACGCATTGTTCAAGCCCAACGCCGGAGTTTTCGACAACGCAACCGGTAAGCATTACACGAACATGTTCGACGCGCAGTTAGACGCGGTTCACTCAGCGATGAAGAAGGTCGGCTTCGGAGATGTTGACATCGTGGTAGCAGAGACCGGATGGCCCTCCGCCGGCGACCCAAATCAACCGGGCGTAAGCATGGAGAACGCCATTTCCTACAACCGGAACCTCGTGAAGCATGTAAACTCCGGAAAGGGAACGCCATTGATGCCGAACAGAACCTTCGAAACTTACATCTTTTCTCTATTCAACGAGAATCTCAAACCAACCACTTCCGAGAGAAACTACGGCCTCTTCCAACCCGATTTCACTCCGGTTTACGACGTGGGCATCCTCCGAAATCCACCGGTAAATCACTTTTCCTTACAAAGCACCCTTCGCCGGTGAGGGCATTTTAGTAAAAATGTAGATAAAGCACCGAACATTCACATTACTATTCTGCTATCCAGTGGAAGAGTAGTATACGGAATTTCCACTCCACTGCCATGGATACACGCGTGTTCGTTCCTAATTGGTTCGTATGGTTACCTATGCTTTATTGTTCTTTTCAACCAATGACCTCCCAACACGTAGATTAGATTCCTAGTGCAAACCCTGCTGTCCAAGGATTCAAAAGGACACCTGtca comes from Cucumis melo cultivar AY chromosome 12, USDA_Cmelo_AY_1.0, whole genome shotgun sequence and encodes:
- the LOC103497159 gene encoding glucan endo-1,3-beta-glucosidase, producing the protein MGEGFHSKYAQMKKIYWGFTQRIIMVVQMGLRWAQKESQKIRGVGPTSTSPPLFSFFSLFRKKLKPLHSVISLFLFPSPMAYSLFLSLLLFFFFFFFFFFFIPLSSAAYSIGVNYGTVANNLPPPTQVAAFLKSRTSIDRVKIFDANPDILRAFAGTGIALTVSIANGDIPALAKLPAAQSWVANNILPFHPTTLINHIAVGNEILATSDKNLIAHLLPAMKAIHSALKLANISDVKVSTPHSLGILSASEPPSAGRFRRGYDRAIFAPILDFHNQTKTPFMVNPYPFFGFRPATLDYALFKPNAGVFDNATGKHYTNMFDAQLDAVHSAMKKVGFGDVDIVVAETGWPSAGDPNQPGVSMENAISYNRNLVKHVNSGKGTPLMPNRTFETYIFSLFNENLKPTTSERNYGLFQPDFTPVYDVGILRNPPTMGPTSPVGEPKPSDEGRRWCVPKTDASDEALQKNIDYVCSSGVDCGPIQEGGACYDPNTVRSHASYAMNAYFQTAGRHDFNCDFNHTAILTFTDPSYEACSYPFDEEKLAEKSVASAATIRCSMVGAVAVAVAVARAFIAVVAGGVLLI